From Primulina tabacum isolate GXHZ01 chromosome 2, ASM2559414v2, whole genome shotgun sequence, one genomic window encodes:
- the LOC142531966 gene encoding LRR receptor-like serine/threonine-protein kinase RGI3, with the protein MAAPSRKHPSTFLPVFYSFTVILFFTSCSAINEQGQALLTWKKGLNDSVNALADWSASDRSPCTWYGIHCNSDDDVVKIILQAVDLQGPLPSNFQPLKLLNTLVLSSTNLTGTIPKEFGDYLELVTIDISDNSIVGEIPVEICRLNKLEDLSVDTNLLTGSIPMEIGNLTMIKNLMFFDNMLSGEIPKTVGNLRNLKAFRAGGNQNLEGELPREIGNCSNLVILGLAETSISGSLPASIGMLKKLQTIAMYTSMLSGSIPEEIGNCSELQNLYLYQNSITGSIPSQIGGLKMLRNMLLWQNSMVGTIPSELGSCSGLSIVDLSENLLTGSIPTSVGNLLELQELQLSVNQLSGVIPSEIHKCAALTNLEVDNNQFYGEIPVQIGELPSLNLFFAWKNNLTGMIPESLAQCVNLQALDFSYNQLFGPIPKQIFTLTNLTKLLLIANNLSGFIPPDIGNCTNLYRLRISDNMLGGSVPLEIGRLKILNFLDMSNNHLEGGIPPSISGCENLEFLDLHSNGLTGPLPDTLPKSLQFVDISDNSLSGNLTPSIGYLTKLTKLNLGNNQLAGRIPSEIMSCNKLQLVDLGSNIFFGDIPKELGRLPSLEIALNLSNNQFTGEIPEEFSNLDKLAVLDLSYNKLSGNLEILKSLQNLVSLNVSFNDFSGDLPSTPFFRKLPFSDLAGNKNLYISGGVIPSVGTSGHDKATMKIAMPILVSASAVLVLLAIYLLVRSRVAKNKSIETDTWEMTLYQKMEFSVEDIIRNLTSSNVIGTGSSGVVYKVTVPSGVTLAVKKMWSSEESGAFDSEIRTLGSIRHKNIVRLLGWGSNTTLKLLFYDYLPNGSLSSLLHGAGKGREDWEARNDVILGIAHALAYLHHDCVPAIIHGDIKAMNVLLGHQMEPYLADFGLARLFNRETDVRDNLKQSQWPHLAGSYGYIAPEHASMQRITEKSDVYSFGVVLLEVLTGRHPLDPTLPGGAHLVQWVRDHLHSKRDPVDILDSKLRGRADPQMHEMLQTLAVSFLCLGARPDDRPMMKDVVAMLEEIRHVDPLRPDTDLSKGNISGNHKTPTTANLVLQRSSGCSFEFSDESV; encoded by the exons ATGGCTGCACCCTCAAGAAAGCATCCCTCCACTTTTCTTCCTGTCTTCTATTCTTTCACCGTTATTCTTTTCTTCACTTCTTGTTCCGCCATTAATGAGCAGGGCCAAGCTCTGTTGACATGGAAGAAAGGATTGAATGATTCTGTGAATGCTCTTGCGGATTGGAGTGCTTCAGACCGCAGTCCCTGTACTTGGTATGGCATACACTGCAACTCCGATGACGACGTGGTGAAGATTATCTTGCAAGCAGTAGACTTGCAAGGTCCGTTGCCTTCAAATTTCCAGCCACTCAAGTTACTGAATACTCTGGTTCTTTCGTCTACGAATCTAACCGGCACGATCCCGAAAGAGTTTGGAGATTATCTTGAGCTGGTTACGATTGATATTAGTGATAACTCCATTGTCGGGGAGATTCCAGTTGAaatttgcaggttgaacaagCTTGAAGACTTGTCCGTCGACACAAATCTGTTGACAGGTAGCATCCCTATGGAGATTGGGAATCTCACTATGATTAAGAATCTTATGTTCTTTGACAATATGCTCAGCGGTGAGATTCCCAAGACTGTAGGGAATTTGAGAAATCTTAAGGCATTCAGAGCTGGGGGGAATCAGAATCTGGAGGGTGAATTGCCCCGGGAGATTGGAAACTGCAGCAACTTGGTTATTCTCGGCCTTGCAGAAACCAGCATTTCTGGGAGTTTGCCGGCGTCAATTGGGATGCTGAAAAAGCTTCAAACAATAGCAATGTATACATCTATGCTGTCTGGTTCAATCCCAGAAGAGATTGGAAATTGCAGCGAGTTGCAGAATCTGTACTTGTATCAGAATTCGATCACAGGTTCGATTCCAAGTCAGATAGGGGGACTCAAAATGCTTCGGAATATGCTATTATGGCAGAATAGTATGGTCGGAACAATCCCATCCGAGCTTGGAAGCTGCAGCGGTTTAAGCATTGTAGATTTGTCGGAGAATCTACTGACAGGGAGCATACCCACGAGCGTTGGGAATCTTCTGGAGCTCCAGGAACTGCAGCTTAGTGTCAATCAGCTATCCGGTGTTATACCTTCTGAGATACACAAATGTGCTGCTCTGACTAATTTGGAAGTCGACAATAACCAATTTTATGGAGAAATCCCAGTTCAGATTGGCGAATTACCCAGCTTGAACCTGTTTTTTGCCTGGAAGAATAACTTAACAGGCATGATTCCTGAATCTTTAGCCCAGTGTGTGAATCTCCAGGCTCTTGATTTTTCTTACAATCAGCTCTTCGGTCCAATCCCAAAACAGATTTTCACGTTGACAAATCTGACAAAACTGCTCCTTATCGCCAACAATCTTTCAGGCTTTATACCGCCTGATATAGGAAACTGCACAAATTTGTACAGATTAAGGATAAGTGACAACATGTTGGGCGGTAGTGTTCCATTGGAAATTGGAaggttgaaaattttaaattttcttgatATGAGCAACAATCATCTTGAGGGTGGCATTCCTCCTTCCATTTCCGGCTGTGAAAATCTTGAGTTCCTTGATCTTCACTCAAATGGGCTTACCGGCCCTTTGCCTGATACCCTTCCGAAAAGTCTCCAGTTTGTAGACATTTCAGACAATAGTTTATCCGGCAACCTAACCCCTAGCATCGGTTACTTAACCAAATTAACCAAACTCAATCTTGGGAACAACCAACTGGCTGGCAGAATCCCATCTGAAATCATGTCCTGCAATAAGCTACAACTAGTTGATCTTGGGAGCAATATTTTTTTCGGTGATATACCGAAAGAATTGGGCAGACTTCCATCGCTGGAAATCGCTCTAAACCTCAGCAATAATCAATTCACTGGTGAGATACCAGAGGAATTTTCAAATCTTGACAAATTAGCAGTTCTCGACCTTTCCTACAACAAACTTTCTGGAAACCTTGAAATTCTCAAAAGCCTTCAAAACCTTGTGTCCCTCAATGTGTCGTTCAACGACTTCTCAGGCGACTTGCCTAGTACCCCGTTCTTCCGGAAGCTGCCATTCAGTGACCTTGCAGGTAACAAAAATCTCTACATCTCTGGTGGAGTTATCCCTTCTGTGGGTACTTCAGGCCATGATAAAGCCACCATGAAGATTGCGATGCCTATTCTTGTCAGCGCCAGTGCAGTGCTTGTGCTGCTCGCTATTTACCTGCTAGTTCGCTCTCGAGTGGCTAAGAATAAATCAATCGAAACTGACACTTGGGAGATGACATTGTATCAGAAGATGGAGTTCTCAGTTGAGGACATAATAAGAAACCTCACGTCATCTAACGTCATCGGGACTGGAAGCTCCGGGGTTGTGTACAAGGTGACAGTTCCTAGTGGGGTGACCCTAGCTGTGAAAAAGATGTGGTCATCCGAAGAATCAGGAGCATTTGATTCTGAAATTCGGACTCTTGGTTCGATCAGACATAAGAACATTGTCCGGCTGCTGGGCTGGGGTTCAAACACGACATTAAAACTTTTGTTCTACGATTACCTTCCTAATGGGAGCTTGAGTTCACTTCTTCATGGAGCTGGCAAGGGACGGGAAGACTGGGAAGCTAGAAACGATGTAATACTGGGAATTGCACATGCTCTTGCATATTTGCACCATGACTGTGTTCCCGCGATCATACATGGTGATATCAAAGCCATGAATGTACTATTAGGCCATCAAATGGAGCCGTATCTTGCTGATTTTGGCCTAGCAAGACTTTTCAACAGAGAAACTGATGTTAGAGACAATCTGAAACAGAGTCAGTGGCCTCATTTAGCTGGTTCTTATGGCTACATCGCACCTG AACATGCTTCGATGCAACGTATCACGGAAAAGAGCGACGTTTACAGTTTTGGGGTTGTTCTCTTAGAGGTTCTGACAGGGAGGCACCCTTTAGATCCAACGTTGCCAGGTGGTGCACATTTGGTTCAATGGGTTCGCGACCACTTGCACAGCAAGCGCGACCCAGTTGATATTTTGGACTCCAAGCTAAGGGGCAGAGCCGACCCTCAGATGCATGAAATGCTACAGACACTGGCTGTCTCATTTCTGTGCCTTGGGGCACGTCCCGATGATCGTCCAATGATGAAAGATGTTGTGGCCATGCTCGAAGAAATCCGGCATGTGGACCCTCTGAGGCCAGACACTGACTTGTCGAAAGGAAATATATCAGGCAATCACAAGACTCCTACTACCGCGAATCTGGTGTTACAAAGGTCCTCTGGTTGCTCTTTCGAATTCTCTGATGAATCTGTTTGA